Proteins from a genomic interval of Nocardioides jishulii:
- a CDS encoding response regulator — MTDESTGAGVVRVVIADDQELFRRGLTMLLSQEPDIQVVGEAADGVAATDMAVALAPDVVLLDVRMPKRTGIEACRAIKEATPSAKVIMLTVSDEEVDLYEAVKGGAAGYMLKDSSIEEVAQGVRVVAEGQSLISPSMAVKLIDEFKQMSRPDHQQGPRLRLTERELEVLRLVAKGMNNREIAKVLFISENTVKNHVRNMLEKLQLHSRMEAVMYAVKEKILELP; from the coding sequence GTGACCGACGAATCTACGGGCGCCGGAGTCGTCCGGGTCGTCATCGCTGACGACCAGGAGCTCTTCCGCCGCGGACTGACGATGTTGCTGAGCCAGGAGCCCGACATCCAGGTCGTGGGCGAGGCTGCTGACGGCGTCGCCGCCACCGACATGGCCGTGGCGCTGGCCCCCGACGTCGTGCTCCTCGACGTACGCATGCCCAAGCGCACCGGCATCGAGGCGTGCCGCGCGATCAAGGAGGCCACGCCGTCGGCCAAGGTGATCATGCTGACGGTCTCCGACGAGGAGGTCGACCTGTACGAGGCGGTCAAGGGCGGTGCTGCCGGCTACATGCTCAAGGACTCCTCCATCGAGGAGGTCGCCCAGGGCGTCCGGGTGGTGGCCGAGGGACAGTCGCTGATCTCCCCCTCGATGGCGGTCAAGCTCATCGACGAGTTCAAGCAGATGTCGCGTCCCGACCACCAGCAGGGTCCCCGCCTGCGCCTCACCGAGCGCGAGCTCGAGGTGCTCCGCCTGGTGGCCAAGGGCATGAACAACCGTGAGATCGCCAAGGTCCTCTTCATCTCCGAGAACACCGTGAAGAACCACGTGCGCAACATGCTGGAGAAGCTCCAGCTCCACTCGCGCATGGAGGCCGTGATGTACGCGGTCAAGGAGAAGATCCTCGAGCTGCCGTGA
- a CDS encoding Rv3235 family protein, giving the protein MSSTPTPIDRRTPHRPVHFAPTPTLVQGSLALDLTPCLDPPRPEARPGRAGCDLVRVPDALRHDLERWVERYAQAAVEIVAGDRPASQLLRWNRADVHQDLVRRAVLVAHAGRREPGQGRPAGATRARVHGVRLSFLSPTTVEAAVHLKHGARSRAVAGRFEVHRGRWICTALEFC; this is encoded by the coding sequence ATGAGCAGCACCCCGACCCCGATCGACCGGCGCACCCCGCACCGTCCGGTGCACTTCGCGCCCACCCCCACGCTGGTCCAGGGCTCGCTGGCCCTCGACCTCACGCCCTGCCTCGACCCGCCCCGCCCGGAGGCGCGGCCGGGGCGCGCGGGCTGCGACCTCGTCCGGGTGCCCGACGCGCTGCGCCACGACCTGGAGAGGTGGGTCGAGCGCTACGCCCAGGCCGCGGTCGAGATCGTCGCCGGCGACCGGCCGGCGTCCCAGCTGCTGCGCTGGAACCGCGCCGACGTGCACCAGGACCTCGTACGACGTGCTGTCCTGGTCGCCCACGCGGGTCGCCGGGAGCCGGGCCAGGGCCGTCCTGCGGGCGCCACCCGGGCACGTGTGCACGGCGTACGGCTCAGCTTCCTCTCCCCCACGACGGTCGAAGCGGCCGTCCACCTCAAGCACGGCGCAAGGTCGCGTGCGGTGGCCGGCCGCTTCGAGGTCCACCGCGGACGGTGGATCTGCACGGCGCTGGAGTTCTGCTGA
- the hpf gene encoding ribosome hibernation-promoting factor, HPF/YfiA family, whose protein sequence is MDVVVTGRHIEVSERFREHAAEKLSRLEKHDQRIQRVAVEVSHEKNPRQTERAVKVELTAFSKGPVVRAEAAADDKMAALDLALDKMTSQMRKAADRRRVHRGRRTPVSVGEALADVQAPEPDETDAVAERQVGPITVTGDGPLVVREKTHEAVPMTLDQALYEMELVGHDFYLFVDKESERPSVVYRRRGYDYGVIALDMSE, encoded by the coding sequence ATGGACGTAGTGGTCACAGGCCGTCACATCGAGGTCTCGGAACGGTTCCGCGAGCACGCCGCTGAGAAGCTGTCGCGGCTCGAGAAGCACGACCAGCGGATTCAACGAGTGGCCGTCGAGGTCTCCCACGAGAAGAACCCCCGTCAGACCGAGCGGGCCGTCAAGGTGGAGCTCACTGCCTTCTCGAAGGGCCCCGTGGTCCGTGCCGAGGCCGCAGCCGACGACAAGATGGCTGCGCTCGACCTGGCTCTCGACAAGATGACGTCGCAGATGCGCAAGGCGGCCGACCGTCGCCGGGTGCACCGCGGTCGTCGCACCCCCGTCTCCGTCGGCGAGGCCCTGGCCGATGTCCAGGCGCCCGAGCCCGACGAGACCGACGCAGTCGCCGAGCGTCAGGTCGGGCCGATCACCGTCACGGGCGATGGTCCGCTGGTGGTCAGGGAGAAGACGCACGAGGCAGTTCCCATGACCCTCGACCAGGCGCTCTACGAGATGGAGCTGGTCGGTCACGACTTCTACCTCTTCGTCGACAAGGAGTCGGAGCGGCCGTCGGTGGTCTACCGCCGACGGGGCTACGACTACGGAGTCATCGCGCTCGACATGAGCGAGTGA
- a CDS encoding LysM peptidoglycan-binding domain-containing protein — protein MSRSIDALRGTAPAAPVWRCLLVWVAATVVLAAGTLLGLESAAALADTPSGRPFDVLVVDLAGALAALVCPWLWVLTSVTVVDALRGRVRGEAGWWRRATLVACGCLATVTLGTTSHAASAPMDSAPTTDTAGSTGSTGSAGALQGLPYPDRPVSGPDTGLPSPVAPTSTSPTTSAPAPATPPAGEDVAAPEAPDAPGASAGTTGSAATPHDPEGGASRSGDRSDAHVVRSGDTLWAIARARLAAADSPTSDAEVSRAVTALHLANHEVVGGDPDVILPGQRLALDLPDPTHREDAR, from the coding sequence ATGTCTCGGAGCATCGATGCCCTGCGCGGCACCGCCCCCGCTGCCCCCGTCTGGCGCTGCCTGCTCGTCTGGGTCGCGGCCACCGTCGTGCTGGCCGCGGGCACCCTCCTGGGGCTGGAGAGCGCCGCGGCGCTGGCCGACACCCCTTCAGGCCGCCCGTTCGACGTGCTCGTGGTCGACCTGGCAGGTGCGCTGGCCGCCCTGGTGTGCCCCTGGCTGTGGGTGCTGACGAGCGTCACCGTCGTCGACGCCCTCCGGGGCCGCGTCCGCGGTGAGGCAGGCTGGTGGCGACGGGCGACGCTGGTCGCCTGTGGCTGCCTGGCCACCGTCACCCTGGGCACCACCTCCCACGCGGCGTCCGCACCGATGGACTCCGCCCCCACAACCGACACTGCCGGCTCGACTGGGTCAACCGGGTCAGCCGGAGCGCTCCAGGGGCTCCCCTACCCCGACCGGCCGGTGTCGGGGCCCGACACCGGGCTGCCGTCGCCGGTGGCGCCCACGAGCACCAGCCCGACGACGTCAGCGCCTGCCCCCGCGACGCCTCCCGCGGGGGAGGACGTCGCGGCACCTGAGGCACCCGACGCACCCGGGGCGTCTGCAGGCACCACCGGGTCGGCTGCGACCCCCCACGACCCCGAGGGCGGCGCCTCCCGCTCGGGCGACCGCTCCGACGCCCACGTCGTACGCAGCGGCGACACGCTGTGGGCCATCGCGCGGGCCCGGCTCGCGGCTGCGGACTCCCCGACGAGCGACGCGGAGGTGTCGAGAGCCGTCACCGCGCTGCACCTCGCCAACCATGAGGTCGTGGGCGGCGACCCGGACGTGATCCTGCCTGGCCAACGGCTCGCCCTGGACCTTCCTGACCCCACCCACCGAGAGGACGCACGATGA
- the secA gene encoding preprotein translocase subunit SecA: protein MPAIIDKLLRLGEGKILRQLESIAKAVNAIEDDFVAMSDDELRNMTDEFKARLAEGETLDDIMPEAFATVREAAKRVIGQRHYDVQIMGGAALHLGNIAEMRTGEGKTLVATLPAYLNALSGKGVHVVTVNDYLARYHAEWMGRIYSFLGLTTGVILPSMRPAERREAYNCDITYATNNELGFDYLRDNMADALEDCVQRGHNFTIVDEVDSILIDEARTPLIISGPTQDEVQWYGEFSRIARDMVKDVDYEVDEKKRTISVLEPGITKVEDNLGIDNLYDSVNTPLISFMNNSIKAKELFRKDKEYVVMNGEVLIVDEHTGRILSGRRYNDGLHQAIEAKEGVTVREEYQTLATITLQNYFRLYSKLSGMTGTAMTEASEFDKIYKLGVVPIPPNKPLARIDQPDLVYRTEEAKYAAVVQDIADRHRKGQPILVGTVSVEKSELLSGLLKREGVPHTVLNAKVHADEAKIVAMAGHRGAVTVATNMAGRGTDIMLGGSVEFLADQELRNAGIEPTGETADEYEAKWEDTLTRIKAQVKAEHDDVAALGGLYVIGTERHESRRIDNQLRGRSGRQGDPGESRFYLSLQDEMMRLFKGEMIDRLLTALKVPDDMPIDSKRVTNSIAGAQANLESQNFESRKNVLKYDDVMSRQREVIYAERRRVLEGADLEAQIRGFIDEVVNGYVNGATIEQAEDWDLPALETALKQLYPMSFTLESLVEKAGGRINLTREALSEEVRKDAHAAYDAREDEVGHEVMRELERKVVLSVLDRKWREHLYEMDYLREGIYLRAYSQRDPLVEYQREGFDMFSAMMDGIKEESVGFLFNLSVEIEEQPAHDHDHDHEDEAPGLINMDEAAPHAPQVRAKGLAPKKPQILTYTAPSEDGDAEVLTAPAAEADPFAGIARNADCPCGSGKKFKKCHGAPGGASGQTARVG from the coding sequence GTGCCAGCCATCATCGACAAGCTCCTCCGCCTCGGCGAGGGCAAGATCCTGCGTCAGCTCGAGAGCATCGCCAAGGCCGTCAACGCCATCGAGGACGACTTCGTCGCCATGAGCGACGACGAGCTGCGCAACATGACCGATGAGTTCAAGGCGCGGCTGGCCGAGGGCGAGACCCTCGACGACATCATGCCGGAGGCCTTCGCCACGGTGCGCGAGGCCGCGAAGCGCGTCATCGGGCAGCGCCACTACGACGTGCAGATCATGGGTGGGGCCGCGCTCCACCTGGGCAACATCGCCGAGATGCGCACCGGTGAGGGCAAGACCCTCGTCGCGACCCTGCCCGCCTACCTCAACGCGCTGTCGGGCAAGGGCGTCCACGTCGTCACGGTCAACGACTACCTGGCGCGCTACCACGCGGAGTGGATGGGTCGCATCTACTCCTTCCTGGGGCTGACCACCGGCGTGATCCTGCCGTCGATGCGTCCGGCGGAGCGTCGCGAGGCCTACAACTGCGACATCACCTACGCCACCAACAACGAGCTCGGCTTCGACTACCTGCGCGACAACATGGCGGACGCGCTCGAGGACTGCGTCCAGCGTGGACACAACTTCACCATCGTCGACGAGGTCGACTCGATCCTCATCGACGAGGCCCGCACCCCGCTGATCATCTCCGGTCCCACCCAGGACGAGGTGCAGTGGTACGGCGAGTTCTCCCGCATCGCCCGCGACATGGTCAAGGACGTCGACTACGAGGTCGATGAGAAGAAGCGCACGATCTCCGTCCTCGAGCCGGGCATCACCAAGGTCGAGGACAACCTCGGCATCGACAACCTCTACGACTCGGTCAACACGCCGTTGATCTCCTTCATGAACAACTCCATCAAGGCCAAGGAGCTGTTCCGCAAGGACAAGGAGTACGTCGTCATGAACGGCGAGGTGCTCATCGTCGACGAGCACACGGGCCGCATCCTGTCGGGGCGTCGCTACAACGACGGCCTGCACCAGGCGATCGAGGCCAAGGAGGGCGTGACCGTCCGCGAGGAGTACCAGACCCTCGCCACGATCACCTTGCAGAACTACTTCCGCCTCTACTCCAAGCTCTCCGGCATGACCGGTACGGCCATGACCGAGGCGAGCGAGTTCGACAAGATCTACAAGCTCGGCGTCGTGCCGATCCCGCCGAACAAGCCGCTGGCCCGTATCGACCAGCCCGACCTCGTCTACCGGACCGAGGAGGCGAAGTACGCGGCCGTCGTGCAGGACATCGCCGACCGCCACCGCAAGGGGCAGCCGATCCTGGTCGGCACCGTGTCGGTCGAGAAGTCCGAGCTGCTCTCGGGCCTGCTCAAGCGCGAGGGCGTGCCGCACACCGTCCTCAACGCCAAGGTCCACGCCGACGAGGCAAAGATCGTCGCGATGGCCGGTCACCGCGGCGCCGTCACGGTCGCCACCAACATGGCCGGTCGAGGCACCGACATCATGCTCGGTGGCTCGGTCGAGTTCCTGGCCGACCAGGAGCTGCGCAACGCCGGCATCGAGCCCACCGGTGAGACCGCCGACGAGTACGAGGCCAAGTGGGAGGACACCCTCACCCGGATCAAGGCGCAGGTGAAGGCCGAGCACGACGACGTGGCGGCCCTGGGTGGTCTCTACGTCATCGGCACCGAGCGTCACGAGTCGCGCCGCATCGACAACCAGCTGCGTGGTCGTTCCGGTCGTCAGGGTGACCCGGGCGAGAGCCGCTTCTACCTCTCCCTCCAGGACGAGATGATGCGCCTCTTCAAGGGCGAGATGATCGACCGCCTGCTGACCGCGCTGAAGGTCCCGGACGACATGCCGATCGACTCCAAGCGCGTCACCAACTCGATCGCCGGGGCCCAGGCCAACCTGGAGTCCCAGAACTTCGAGTCGCGCAAGAACGTCCTCAAGTACGACGACGTGATGAGCCGCCAGCGCGAGGTCATCTACGCCGAGCGTCGTCGGGTGCTCGAGGGCGCCGACCTCGAGGCGCAGATCCGCGGCTTCATCGACGAGGTCGTCAACGGCTACGTCAACGGCGCGACCATCGAGCAGGCCGAGGACTGGGACCTGCCGGCACTGGAGACGGCCCTCAAGCAGCTCTACCCGATGAGCTTCACGCTGGAGAGCCTGGTCGAGAAGGCGGGCGGCCGGATCAACCTCACCCGCGAGGCGCTGTCCGAGGAGGTCCGCAAGGACGCCCACGCCGCGTACGACGCGCGTGAGGACGAGGTCGGCCACGAGGTCATGCGTGAGCTCGAGCGCAAGGTCGTCCTCTCGGTGCTGGACCGCAAGTGGCGTGAGCACCTCTACGAGATGGACTACCTGCGTGAGGGCATCTACCTGCGCGCCTACTCGCAGCGCGACCCGCTGGTGGAGTACCAGCGCGAAGGCTTCGACATGTTCTCGGCCATGATGGACGGCATCAAGGAGGAGTCCGTCGGCTTCCTCTTCAACCTGTCCGTGGAGATCGAGGAGCAGCCCGCTCACGACCACGACCACGACCACGAGGACGAGGCTCCCGGGCTGATCAACATGGACGAGGCCGCCCCGCACGCCCCGCAGGTCAGGGCCAAGGGGCTCGCGCCGAAGAAGCCGCAGATCCTCACCTACACGGCGCCGTCGGAGGACGGCGACGCCGAGGTGCTCACCGCACCCGCCGCCGAGGCCGACCCGTTCGCAGGCATCGCTCGCAATGCGGACTGCCCCTGCGGCTCCGGGAAGAAGTTCAAGAAGTGCCACGGAGCGCCGGGCGGCGCCTCCGGGCAGACCGCCAGGGTCGGCTGA
- a CDS encoding sec-independent translocase, which translates to MFGMGLTELAVIALVAVMVFGPDRLPELAKQAGQMVKKGRQMANAARDELREELGPEYADLQLRDLDPRALVRKHISDVLAEDDEVAPASAATARLPKGQTPPFDVDAT; encoded by the coding sequence ATGTTCGGAATGGGGCTGACAGAGCTGGCTGTCATCGCACTGGTCGCCGTGATGGTCTTCGGCCCTGACCGCCTGCCTGAACTGGCGAAGCAGGCGGGCCAGATGGTCAAGAAGGGCCGTCAGATGGCCAACGCGGCCCGGGACGAGCTCCGCGAGGAGCTCGGTCCGGAGTACGCCGACCTCCAGCTCCGCGACCTGGACCCGCGCGCCCTCGTGCGCAAGCACATCTCCGACGTGCTGGCCGAGGACGACGAGGTCGCTCCGGCCAGCGCAGCGACGGCTCGCCTCCCGAAGGGCCAGACCCCACCCTTCGACGTCGACGCCACCTGA
- a CDS encoding winged helix-turn-helix domain-containing protein — MTPPAGPRTSQTLSQSQARRIALAAQGFTDRPHAAPTLRSLDRAVARTGVLQVDSVNVFARAHLMPLYARMGPFDPALLERAASGSRDRRLVEYWAHVQAYMPVDLWPAMHHRRVAFRASRGKWGMGADETLEPQVLAAVAQRGPLTARELESEMGATRSKEHWGWNWSQARKVLDYLYSVGDVAIAGRTRAFEVVYDLPQRVLPARVLAAPTPSREEADLELVRRAVRSLGVADVASLADYYRMPVAATRASLRTLLETGEVEQVTVQGWSRPAFLDVGARLPRRVGARTLLSPFDPVVWHRPRAEALFDFHYRIEIYTPVHRRVHGYYVLPFLLGDRVAARVDLKADRRRGVLGVPGAFAEAYAPADTAEQLAAELRRAAAWVGCDRVEVGARGDLAGPLAAALDSAPA; from the coding sequence GTGACGCCACCGGCCGGGCCACGCACGAGCCAGACGCTCTCGCAGTCGCAGGCGCGTCGGATCGCGCTGGCCGCCCAGGGCTTCACGGACCGTCCCCACGCCGCACCGACGCTGCGCAGCCTGGACCGGGCGGTGGCCCGCACCGGTGTGCTCCAGGTCGACTCGGTCAACGTCTTCGCGCGGGCGCACCTGATGCCCCTGTACGCCCGGATGGGGCCCTTCGACCCCGCCCTGCTCGAACGAGCCGCCTCCGGCAGCCGTGACCGGCGCCTGGTCGAGTACTGGGCCCACGTGCAGGCGTACATGCCGGTCGACCTGTGGCCTGCCATGCACCACCGCAGGGTCGCCTTCCGGGCCAGTCGCGGCAAGTGGGGCATGGGTGCCGACGAGACGCTGGAGCCGCAGGTGCTCGCGGCGGTCGCCCAGCGGGGGCCGCTGACGGCCCGCGAGCTGGAGTCCGAGATGGGGGCCACGCGCTCGAAGGAGCACTGGGGGTGGAACTGGTCGCAGGCGCGCAAGGTCCTCGACTACCTCTACTCCGTCGGTGACGTGGCGATCGCCGGCCGTACGCGGGCGTTCGAGGTGGTGTACGACCTGCCCCAGCGCGTGCTGCCGGCCCGCGTGCTCGCCGCGCCCACCCCGAGCCGGGAGGAGGCCGACCTCGAGCTGGTCCGCCGGGCGGTCCGCTCGCTCGGCGTCGCCGACGTCGCCTCGCTGGCCGACTACTACCGGATGCCGGTCGCGGCGACCCGCGCCAGCCTGCGGACCCTGCTGGAGACGGGGGAGGTGGAGCAGGTCACGGTCCAGGGCTGGAGCCGCCCCGCCTTCCTGGACGTCGGGGCGCGGCTGCCGCGCCGGGTTGGTGCTCGCACCCTCCTGAGCCCCTTCGACCCCGTGGTCTGGCACCGTCCACGCGCCGAGGCGCTCTTCGACTTCCACTACCGCATCGAGATCTACACCCCGGTGCACCGACGGGTGCACGGCTACTACGTGCTGCCGTTCCTGCTCGGCGACCGGGTGGCGGCGCGGGTCGACCTCAAGGCGGACCGGCGGCGTGGGGTGCTGGGCGTCCCCGGGGCCTTCGCCGAGGCGTACGCCCCCGCGGACACCGCCGAGCAGCTCGCGGCCGAGCTCCGCCGGGCGGCGGCCTGGGTGGGCTGTGACCGGGTGGAGGTCGGCGCTCGAGGCGACCTCGCCGGCCCCTTGGCCGCGGCCCTGGACAGCGCGCCTGCCTGA